The Bos javanicus breed banteng chromosome 18, ARS-OSU_banteng_1.0, whole genome shotgun sequence genome has a segment encoding these proteins:
- the EDC4 gene encoding enhancer of mRNA-decapping protein 4 isoform X1, giving the protein MASSCASIDIEDATQHLRDILKLDRPAGGPSAENQRPSNAYNGDLNGLLVPDPLCSGDSASTNKPGFRAMPPINLQEKQVICLLGDDSSTGIGILAKEVEIVASSDSSISSKARGSNKVKIQPVAKYDWEQKYYYGNLIAVSNSFLAYAIRAANNGSAMVRVISVSTSERTLLKGFTGSVADLAFAHLNSPQLACLDEAGNLFVWRLALINGKIQEEILVHIRQPEGTPLNHFRRIIWCPFIPEESEDCCEEGSPTVALLHEDRAEVWDLDMLRTNHSTWPVDVSQIKQGFIVVKGHSTCLSEGALSPDGTVLATASHDGFVKFWQIYIEGQDEPRCLHEWKPHDGRPLSCLLFCDNHKKQDPEVPFWRFLITGADQNRELKMWCTVSWTCLQTIRFSPDIFSPVSVPPSLKVCLDLSAEYLILSDVQRKVLYVMELLQNQEEGRACFSSISEFLLTHPVLSFGIQVVSRCRLRHTEVLPAEEENDSLGADGTHGAGAMESAAGVLIKLFCVHTKALQDVQIRFQPQLNPDVVAPLPSHSTHEDFPFGESRPELGSEGLGSATHGSQPDLRRIVELPAPADFLSLSSETKPKLMTPDAFMTPSASLQQIAASPSSSSSSSSSSSSSSSSLTAVSAMSSTSAVDPSLPRPPEELTLSPKLQLDGGLTMSSSSLQASPRGLLPGLLPGPADKLTPKGSGQVPTAASALALELQEVEPLGLPQASPSRTRSPDVISSASTALSQDIPEIASEALSRGFGASAPEGLEPDSMASAASALHLLSPRPRPGPELGPQLSLDGVPGDGDRHSTPSLLEAALTQEATAPDSQVWPTAPDITRETCSSLAESPRNGLQEKHKSLAFHRPPYHLLQQHDSQDASAEQSDHDDEVASLASAAGNFGTKVPTPRLPAKDWKTKGSPRASPKLKRKGKKDDGDSSLGSRLTEHQVAETPEDWPALIWQQQRELAQLRHSQEELLQRLCAQLEGLQSTVTGHVERALESRHEQEQRRLERALAEGQQRGGQLQEQLTQQLSQALSSAVAGRLERSVRDEIKKTVPPCVSRSLEPVAGQLSNSVATKLTAVESSMKENISKLLKSKNLTDAIARAAADTLQGPMQAAYREAFQSVVLPAFEKSCQAMFQQINDSFRLGTQEYLQQLESHMKSRKAREQEAREPVLAQLRGLVGTLQGATEQMAATVSGSVRAEVQHQLHVAVGSLQEAILAQVQRIVKGEVSVALKEQQAAVTSSIMQAMRSAAGTPVPAAHLDCQAQQAHILQLLQQGHLNQAFQQALTAADLNLVLYVCETVDPGQVFGQPPCPLSQPVLLSLIQQLASDLGTRTDLKLSYLEEAVMHLDHSDPITRDHMGSVMAQVRQKLFQFLQAEPHNSLGKAARRLSLMLHGLMTPSLP; this is encoded by the exons GTGAAAATTCAGCCTGTCGCCAAGTATGACTGGGAGCAGAAATACTACTATGGCAACTTGattgctgtgtccaactctttcttgGCCTATGCTATTCGGG CTGCCAACAACGGCTCAGCAATGGTGCGAGTGATCAGTGTCAGCACTTCAGAGCGGACTCTGCTCAAAGGCTTCACAGGCAGCGTGGCTGATCTGGCCTTTGCACACCTCAATTCCCCACAGCTGGCCTGCCTGGATGAGGCAGGCAACCTGTTTGTATGGCGCTTGGCCCTGATTAATGGCAAAATTCA AGAGGAGATCTTGGTCCACATCCGCCAGCCAGAGGGCACTCCGCTGAACCACTTCCGCAGGATCATCTGGTGCCCCTTCATCCCTGAAGAGAGTGAGGACTGCTGTGAGGAGGGCAGCCCAACGGTGGCCCTGTTGCATGAGGACCGG GCTGAGGTGTGGGACCTGGACATGCTCCGCACCAACCACAGCACCTGGCCTGTGGATGTCAGCCAGATCAAGCAGGGCTTCATCGTGGTAAAAGGCCACAGCACA TGCTTGAGTGAAGGGGCCCTCTCACCTGATGGGACTGTCCTGGCTACTGCAAGTCATGATGGCTTCGTCAAGTTCTGGCAGATCTACATCGAGGGACAGGATGAGCCACG GTGTTTACATGAGTGGAAGCCTCATGATGGGCggcccctctcctgcctcctgttCTGTGACAACCACAAGAAACAGGatcctga GGTCCCTTTCTGGAGATTCCTCATTACTGGCGCTGACCAGAATCGGGAGCTGAAGATGTGGTGCACGGTGTCCTGGACCTGCCTGCAGACCATTCG CTTCTCCCCAGATATCTTCAGCCCAGTGAGTGTGCCCCCCAGCCTCAAGGTTTGCCTGGACCTCTCAGCGGAATACCTGATCCTTAGTGATGTACAGCGGAAG GTCCTCTACGTGATGGAACTGCTGCAGAACCAGGAGGAGGGCCGGGCCTGCTTCAGCTCCATCTCTGAGTTCCTTCTCACCCACCCTGTACTGAGCTTCGGTATCCAGGTTGTGAGTCGCTGCCGGCTGCGGCACACAGAGGTGCTGCCTGCCGAGGAGGAGAATGACAGCCTTGGGGCCG ACGGGACCCATGGAGCAGGTGCAATGGAGTCTGCAGCCGGTGTGCTCATCAAGCTCTTTTGTGTGCACACTAA GGCATTACAGGACGTCCAGATCCGCTTTCAGCCACAGCTGAACCCTGACGTTGTGGCCCCACTCCCCTCGCACTCTACCCATGAAGACTTTC CATTTGGAGAGTCTCGGCCAGAGCTGGGCTCAGAGGGCCTGGGATCAGCTACTCATGGCTCCCAGCCTGACCTCCGACGTATCGTGGAGTTGCCTGCACCAGCTGACTTCCTCAGTCTGAGCAGTGAGACGAAGCCCAAGCTGATGACACCTGACGCCTTCATGACGCCTAGCGCCTCCCTGCAGCAG ATTGCTGCAtctcccagcagcagcagcagcagcagcagcagtagcagcagcagcagctcctctctGACAGCCGTGTCTGCCATGAGCAGTACTTCGGCCGTGGACCCCTCCTTGCCCAG GCCACCTGAGGAGCTGACCTTGAGCCCCAAGCTACAGCTGGATGGTGGTCTGACCatgagcagcagcagcctgcaggCAAGCCCACGTGGGCTCCTGCCCGGCCTGCTCCCAGGTCCGGCTGACAAACTGACTCCTAAAGGGTCTGGTCAG GTGCCTACTGCTGCCTCTGCACTCGCCCTGGAGCTGCAGGAAGTGGAACCCCTGGGGCTGCCTCAGGCTTCCCCCAGCCGCACCCGCTCCCCCGATGTTATCTCCTCAGCCTCCACTGCCTTGTCCCAGGACATCCCTGAGATTGCATCTGAGGCGCTGTCCCGTGGCTTTGGCGCCTCTGCTCCTGAGGGCCTGGAGCCAGACAGCATGGCCTCAGCGGCCTCGGCGCTCCACCTGTTGTCTCCACGGCCCCGGCCAGGGCCCGAGCTCGGCCCCCAGCTTAGCCTGGATGGGGTCCCTGGGGATGGGGATCGGCATAGTACCCCTTCCCTCCTGGAGGCAGCCTTGACCCAGGAGGCCACAGCCCCTGACAGTCAGGTCTGGCCTACAGCTCCAGACATCACTCGCGAGACCTGCAGCAGCCTGGCAGAGAG cccccggaATGGCCTCCAGGAAAAGCACAAGAGCCTGGCCTTCCACCGACCACCTTATCACCTGCTGCAGCAACACGACAGCCAGGACGCCAGTGCCGAGCAAAG TGACCATGATGACGAGGTGGCCAGCCTCGCCTCTGCTGCAGGGAACTTTGGCACCAAAGTGCCCACTCCACGTCTTCCAGCCAAGGACTGGAAGACCAAGGGATCCCCTCGGGCCTCACCCAAGCTCAAGAGAAAGGGCAAAAAGGACGATGG GGATTCATCCTTGGGATCCCggctcacagagcaccag GTGGCAGAAACCCCTGAGGACTGGCCGGCACTGATctggcagcagcagagagagctgGCACAGCTGCGGCACAGCCAAGAAGAGCTGCTGCAGCGCCTGTGCGCCCAGCTTGAAGGCCTGCAGAGCACCGTCACAGGCCACGTGGAGCGAGCCCTGGAGTCAAGGCACGAGCAGGAGC AGCGGCGACTGGAGCGGGCCCTGGCCGAGGGGCAGCAGCGGGGTGGGCAGCTGCAGGAGCAGCTGACACAGCAGCTATCCCAGGCGCTGTCTTCAGCGGTGGCAGGGCGGCTGGAGCGCAGCGTACGAGACGAGATCAAGAAGACGGTTCCTCCAT GTGTCTCCCGGAGTCTGGAGCCCGTGGCTGGCCAGCTCAGCAACTCGGTGGCCACCAAACTCACAGCTGTGGAGAGTAGCATGAAAGAGAACATCTCTAAGCTGCTCAAGTCCAAG AACTTGACAGATGCCATTGCCCGAGCAGCCGCAGACACATTACAGGGGCCAATGCAGGCCGCCTACCGGGAAGCCTTCCAGAGTGTGGTCCTGCCCGCCTTCGAGAAGAGCTGCCAGGCCATGTTCCAGCAGATCAATGACAGCTTCCGACTGGGCACACAGGAGT ACTTGCAGCAGTTGGAGAGCCACATGAAGAGCCGCAAGGCACGAGAGCAGGAGGCACGGGAGCCTGTGCTGGCCCAGCTTCGGGGCCTGGTCGGCACCCTGCAGGGGGCCACGGAGCAGATGGCGGCCACTGTGTCTGGCAGCGTTCGGGCTGAGGTGCAGCACCAGCTGCACGTGGCCGTGGGCAG CCTGCAGGAGGCGATTCTAGCACAGGTACAGCGCATCGTGAAGGGCGAGGTGAGTGTGGCTCTCAAGGAGCAGCAGGCCGCCGTCACCTCTAGCATCATGCAGGCCATGCGCTCAGCCGCCGGCACACCTGTCCCTGCTGCCCACCTCGACTGCCAAGCCCAGCAAGCCCATATCCTGCAGCTGCTGCAGCAGGGCCACCTCAATCAGGCCTTCCAGCAG GCCCTGACAGCTGCCGACCTGAACCTGGTGCTATACGTGTGTGAAACAGTGGACCCAGGCCAGGTTTTTGGGCAGCCACCTTGCCCCCTCTCCCAGCCTGTACTCCTTTCTCTCATCCAGCAACTGGCCTCTGATCTTGGCACTCGAACTGACCTCAAGCTCAG CTACCTGGAAGAGGCTGTAATGCACCTGGACCACAGTGACCCCATCACTCGGGACCACATGGGCTCCGTCATGGCTCAGGTGCGCCAGAAGCTCTTCCAGTTCCTGCAGGCGGAGCCACACAACTCACTTGGCAAAGCAGCCCGGCGTCTCAGCCTCATGCTGCACGGCCTTATGACCCCCAGCCTCCCTTAG
- the EDC4 gene encoding enhancer of mRNA-decapping protein 4 isoform X2 — protein sequence MPPINLQEKQVICLLGDDSSTGIGILAKEVEIVASSDSSISSKARGSNKVKIQPVAKYDWEQKYYYGNLIAVSNSFLAYAIRAANNGSAMVRVISVSTSERTLLKGFTGSVADLAFAHLNSPQLACLDEAGNLFVWRLALINGKIQEEILVHIRQPEGTPLNHFRRIIWCPFIPEESEDCCEEGSPTVALLHEDRAEVWDLDMLRTNHSTWPVDVSQIKQGFIVVKGHSTCLSEGALSPDGTVLATASHDGFVKFWQIYIEGQDEPRCLHEWKPHDGRPLSCLLFCDNHKKQDPEVPFWRFLITGADQNRELKMWCTVSWTCLQTIRFSPDIFSPVSVPPSLKVCLDLSAEYLILSDVQRKVLYVMELLQNQEEGRACFSSISEFLLTHPVLSFGIQVVSRCRLRHTEVLPAEEENDSLGADGTHGAGAMESAAGVLIKLFCVHTKALQDVQIRFQPQLNPDVVAPLPSHSTHEDFPFGESRPELGSEGLGSATHGSQPDLRRIVELPAPADFLSLSSETKPKLMTPDAFMTPSASLQQIAASPSSSSSSSSSSSSSSSSLTAVSAMSSTSAVDPSLPRPPEELTLSPKLQLDGGLTMSSSSLQASPRGLLPGLLPGPADKLTPKGSGQVPTAASALALELQEVEPLGLPQASPSRTRSPDVISSASTALSQDIPEIASEALSRGFGASAPEGLEPDSMASAASALHLLSPRPRPGPELGPQLSLDGVPGDGDRHSTPSLLEAALTQEATAPDSQVWPTAPDITRETCSSLAESPRNGLQEKHKSLAFHRPPYHLLQQHDSQDASAEQSDHDDEVASLASAAGNFGTKVPTPRLPAKDWKTKGSPRASPKLKRKGKKDDGDSSLGSRLTEHQVAETPEDWPALIWQQQRELAQLRHSQEELLQRLCAQLEGLQSTVTGHVERALESRHEQEQRRLERALAEGQQRGGQLQEQLTQQLSQALSSAVAGRLERSVRDEIKKTVPPCVSRSLEPVAGQLSNSVATKLTAVESSMKENISKLLKSKNLTDAIARAAADTLQGPMQAAYREAFQSVVLPAFEKSCQAMFQQINDSFRLGTQEYLQQLESHMKSRKAREQEAREPVLAQLRGLVGTLQGATEQMAATVSGSVRAEVQHQLHVAVGSLQEAILAQVQRIVKGEVSVALKEQQAAVTSSIMQAMRSAAGTPVPAAHLDCQAQQAHILQLLQQGHLNQAFQQALTAADLNLVLYVCETVDPGQVFGQPPCPLSQPVLLSLIQQLASDLGTRTDLKLSYLEEAVMHLDHSDPITRDHMGSVMAQVRQKLFQFLQAEPHNSLGKAARRLSLMLHGLMTPSLP from the exons GTGAAAATTCAGCCTGTCGCCAAGTATGACTGGGAGCAGAAATACTACTATGGCAACTTGattgctgtgtccaactctttcttgGCCTATGCTATTCGGG CTGCCAACAACGGCTCAGCAATGGTGCGAGTGATCAGTGTCAGCACTTCAGAGCGGACTCTGCTCAAAGGCTTCACAGGCAGCGTGGCTGATCTGGCCTTTGCACACCTCAATTCCCCACAGCTGGCCTGCCTGGATGAGGCAGGCAACCTGTTTGTATGGCGCTTGGCCCTGATTAATGGCAAAATTCA AGAGGAGATCTTGGTCCACATCCGCCAGCCAGAGGGCACTCCGCTGAACCACTTCCGCAGGATCATCTGGTGCCCCTTCATCCCTGAAGAGAGTGAGGACTGCTGTGAGGAGGGCAGCCCAACGGTGGCCCTGTTGCATGAGGACCGG GCTGAGGTGTGGGACCTGGACATGCTCCGCACCAACCACAGCACCTGGCCTGTGGATGTCAGCCAGATCAAGCAGGGCTTCATCGTGGTAAAAGGCCACAGCACA TGCTTGAGTGAAGGGGCCCTCTCACCTGATGGGACTGTCCTGGCTACTGCAAGTCATGATGGCTTCGTCAAGTTCTGGCAGATCTACATCGAGGGACAGGATGAGCCACG GTGTTTACATGAGTGGAAGCCTCATGATGGGCggcccctctcctgcctcctgttCTGTGACAACCACAAGAAACAGGatcctga GGTCCCTTTCTGGAGATTCCTCATTACTGGCGCTGACCAGAATCGGGAGCTGAAGATGTGGTGCACGGTGTCCTGGACCTGCCTGCAGACCATTCG CTTCTCCCCAGATATCTTCAGCCCAGTGAGTGTGCCCCCCAGCCTCAAGGTTTGCCTGGACCTCTCAGCGGAATACCTGATCCTTAGTGATGTACAGCGGAAG GTCCTCTACGTGATGGAACTGCTGCAGAACCAGGAGGAGGGCCGGGCCTGCTTCAGCTCCATCTCTGAGTTCCTTCTCACCCACCCTGTACTGAGCTTCGGTATCCAGGTTGTGAGTCGCTGCCGGCTGCGGCACACAGAGGTGCTGCCTGCCGAGGAGGAGAATGACAGCCTTGGGGCCG ACGGGACCCATGGAGCAGGTGCAATGGAGTCTGCAGCCGGTGTGCTCATCAAGCTCTTTTGTGTGCACACTAA GGCATTACAGGACGTCCAGATCCGCTTTCAGCCACAGCTGAACCCTGACGTTGTGGCCCCACTCCCCTCGCACTCTACCCATGAAGACTTTC CATTTGGAGAGTCTCGGCCAGAGCTGGGCTCAGAGGGCCTGGGATCAGCTACTCATGGCTCCCAGCCTGACCTCCGACGTATCGTGGAGTTGCCTGCACCAGCTGACTTCCTCAGTCTGAGCAGTGAGACGAAGCCCAAGCTGATGACACCTGACGCCTTCATGACGCCTAGCGCCTCCCTGCAGCAG ATTGCTGCAtctcccagcagcagcagcagcagcagcagcagtagcagcagcagcagctcctctctGACAGCCGTGTCTGCCATGAGCAGTACTTCGGCCGTGGACCCCTCCTTGCCCAG GCCACCTGAGGAGCTGACCTTGAGCCCCAAGCTACAGCTGGATGGTGGTCTGACCatgagcagcagcagcctgcaggCAAGCCCACGTGGGCTCCTGCCCGGCCTGCTCCCAGGTCCGGCTGACAAACTGACTCCTAAAGGGTCTGGTCAG GTGCCTACTGCTGCCTCTGCACTCGCCCTGGAGCTGCAGGAAGTGGAACCCCTGGGGCTGCCTCAGGCTTCCCCCAGCCGCACCCGCTCCCCCGATGTTATCTCCTCAGCCTCCACTGCCTTGTCCCAGGACATCCCTGAGATTGCATCTGAGGCGCTGTCCCGTGGCTTTGGCGCCTCTGCTCCTGAGGGCCTGGAGCCAGACAGCATGGCCTCAGCGGCCTCGGCGCTCCACCTGTTGTCTCCACGGCCCCGGCCAGGGCCCGAGCTCGGCCCCCAGCTTAGCCTGGATGGGGTCCCTGGGGATGGGGATCGGCATAGTACCCCTTCCCTCCTGGAGGCAGCCTTGACCCAGGAGGCCACAGCCCCTGACAGTCAGGTCTGGCCTACAGCTCCAGACATCACTCGCGAGACCTGCAGCAGCCTGGCAGAGAG cccccggaATGGCCTCCAGGAAAAGCACAAGAGCCTGGCCTTCCACCGACCACCTTATCACCTGCTGCAGCAACACGACAGCCAGGACGCCAGTGCCGAGCAAAG TGACCATGATGACGAGGTGGCCAGCCTCGCCTCTGCTGCAGGGAACTTTGGCACCAAAGTGCCCACTCCACGTCTTCCAGCCAAGGACTGGAAGACCAAGGGATCCCCTCGGGCCTCACCCAAGCTCAAGAGAAAGGGCAAAAAGGACGATGG GGATTCATCCTTGGGATCCCggctcacagagcaccag GTGGCAGAAACCCCTGAGGACTGGCCGGCACTGATctggcagcagcagagagagctgGCACAGCTGCGGCACAGCCAAGAAGAGCTGCTGCAGCGCCTGTGCGCCCAGCTTGAAGGCCTGCAGAGCACCGTCACAGGCCACGTGGAGCGAGCCCTGGAGTCAAGGCACGAGCAGGAGC AGCGGCGACTGGAGCGGGCCCTGGCCGAGGGGCAGCAGCGGGGTGGGCAGCTGCAGGAGCAGCTGACACAGCAGCTATCCCAGGCGCTGTCTTCAGCGGTGGCAGGGCGGCTGGAGCGCAGCGTACGAGACGAGATCAAGAAGACGGTTCCTCCAT GTGTCTCCCGGAGTCTGGAGCCCGTGGCTGGCCAGCTCAGCAACTCGGTGGCCACCAAACTCACAGCTGTGGAGAGTAGCATGAAAGAGAACATCTCTAAGCTGCTCAAGTCCAAG AACTTGACAGATGCCATTGCCCGAGCAGCCGCAGACACATTACAGGGGCCAATGCAGGCCGCCTACCGGGAAGCCTTCCAGAGTGTGGTCCTGCCCGCCTTCGAGAAGAGCTGCCAGGCCATGTTCCAGCAGATCAATGACAGCTTCCGACTGGGCACACAGGAGT ACTTGCAGCAGTTGGAGAGCCACATGAAGAGCCGCAAGGCACGAGAGCAGGAGGCACGGGAGCCTGTGCTGGCCCAGCTTCGGGGCCTGGTCGGCACCCTGCAGGGGGCCACGGAGCAGATGGCGGCCACTGTGTCTGGCAGCGTTCGGGCTGAGGTGCAGCACCAGCTGCACGTGGCCGTGGGCAG CCTGCAGGAGGCGATTCTAGCACAGGTACAGCGCATCGTGAAGGGCGAGGTGAGTGTGGCTCTCAAGGAGCAGCAGGCCGCCGTCACCTCTAGCATCATGCAGGCCATGCGCTCAGCCGCCGGCACACCTGTCCCTGCTGCCCACCTCGACTGCCAAGCCCAGCAAGCCCATATCCTGCAGCTGCTGCAGCAGGGCCACCTCAATCAGGCCTTCCAGCAG GCCCTGACAGCTGCCGACCTGAACCTGGTGCTATACGTGTGTGAAACAGTGGACCCAGGCCAGGTTTTTGGGCAGCCACCTTGCCCCCTCTCCCAGCCTGTACTCCTTTCTCTCATCCAGCAACTGGCCTCTGATCTTGGCACTCGAACTGACCTCAAGCTCAG CTACCTGGAAGAGGCTGTAATGCACCTGGACCACAGTGACCCCATCACTCGGGACCACATGGGCTCCGTCATGGCTCAGGTGCGCCAGAAGCTCTTCCAGTTCCTGCAGGCGGAGCCACACAACTCACTTGGCAAAGCAGCCCGGCGTCTCAGCCTCATGCTGCACGGCCTTATGACCCCCAGCCTCCCTTAG
- the NRN1L gene encoding neuritin-like protein, giving the protein MLLVLLSGVPPSSFAYWNWGGASGWLSPAPHPITVPPPGGWAEGLPSKLLALLVGSQLGMMRCCCCCFCHHRQLPCALGLLLLLLLPPLVPVSPLAAAAAGPGRCDTIYQGFAECLIRLGDGMGHGGELETVCRSWNDFHTCASRVLLGCPEEAAAVWESLQQEARRAPHPDNLHTLCGTPVRLQERGVGPETNQETLRATAPAPTPAPMPPLLAAALALACLLGPLA; this is encoded by the exons ATGCTCCTGGTTCTCCTCTCTGGAGTCCCTCCCTCCTCTTTTGCCTATTGGAACTGGGGTGGGGCTTCTGGGTGGCTGAGCCCCGCCCCCCATCCAATCACAGTGCCTCCTCCCGGAGGCTGGGCCGAAGGGCTGCCCTCCAAGCTGCTAGCCCTGTTAGTAGGCTCCCAGCTGGGGATgatgcgctgctgctgctgctgcttctgtcacCACCGGCAACTGCCCTGTGCgctggggctgctgctgttgctactgctgccgCCCCTCG TCCCTGTATCTCCCCTGGCAGCAGCTGCAGCGGGCCCAGGCCGCTGTGACACCATATACCAGGGCTTTGCTGAGTGTCTCATCCGCTTGGGAGACGGCATGGGCCACGGAGGCGAACTGGAGACCGTCTGCAG GTCTTGGAATGACTTCCACACCTGTGCCTCGCGAGTCCTATTGGGCTGCCCGGAGGAGGCAGCCGCCGTGTGGGAGTCACTACAGCAAGAAGCTCGCCGGGCCCCACACCCAGATAACTTGCACACTCTCTGTGGCACCCCTGTGCGCCTTCAGGAGCGCGGGGTGGGCCCAGAGACCAACCAGGAAACCCTGCGGGCGACAGCGCCAGCGCCCACCCCGGCCCCCATGCCCCCGCTGCTGGCAGCTGCTCTGGCGCTGGCCTGCCTCCTGGGGCCCCTGGCCTAG
- the PSKH1 gene encoding serine/threonine-protein kinase H1 gives MGCGTSKVLPEPPKDVQLDLVKKVEPFSGTKSDVYKHFITEVDSVGPLKGGFPAASQGANPSPGTPRTSHTEPPSEPPRRARVAKYRAKFDPRVTAKYDIKALIGRGSFSRVVRVEHRATRQPYAIKMIETKYREGREVCESELRVLRRVRHANIIQLVEVFETQERVYMVMELATGGELFDRIIAKGSFTERDATRVLQMVLDGVRYLHALGITHRDLKPENLLYYHPGTDSKIIITDFGLASARKKGDDCLMKTTCGTPEYIAPEVLVRKPYTNSVDMWALGVIAYILLSGTMPFEDDNRTRLYRQILRGKYSYSGEPWPSVSNLAKDFIDRLLTVDPGARMTALQALRHPWVVSMAASSSMKNLHRSISQNLLKRASSRCQSTKSAQSTRSSRSTRSNKSRRVRERELRELNLRYQQQYNG, from the exons ATGGGCTGTGGGACAAGCAAGGTCCTTCCTGAGCCGCCCAAGGATGTCCAGCTGGATCTGGTCAAGAAGGTGGAGCCCTTCAGTGGCACTAAGAGTGATGTGTACAAGCACTTCATCACAGAGGTGGACAGTGTTGGCCCTCTCAAAGGTGGGTTCCCAGCAGCCAGTCAGGGTGCAAACCCCAGCCCTGGTACCCCTCGCACCAGCCACACAGAGCCTCCCTCGGAACCACCACGCAGGGCCAGGGTAGCTAAGTACAGGGCCAAGTTCGACCCCCGTGTGACGGCCAAATACGACATCAAAGCTCTGATCGGCCGAGGCAGCTTCAGCCGAGTGGTACGAGTGGAGCATCGGGCCACCCGGCAGCCCTACGCCATTAAGATGATTGAGACCAAGTACCGGGAGGGGCGGGAGGTGTGTGAGTCAGAGCTGCGCGTGCTGCGCCGGGTGCGCCACGCCAACATCATCCAGCTGGTGGAAGTGTTTGAGACTCAGGAGCGCGTGTATATGGTGATGGAGCTGGCCACTGGCGGAGAGCTCTTCGACCGCATCATTGCCAAGGGCTCTTTCACTGAGCGCGACGCCACTCGGGTGCTACAGATGGTATTGGACGGCGTCCGATACCTGCACGCACTGGGCATCACACACCGGGACCTCAAGCCAGAGAATCTGCTCTACTACCACCCTGGCACCGACTCCAAGATCATCATCACTGACTTCGGCCTGGCCAGTGCCCGCAAGAAGGGTGATGACTGCCTGATGAAGACCACCTGTGGCACGCCTGAGTACATTGCCCCTGAGGTCTTGGTCCGCAAACCCTACACCAACTCTGTCGACATGTGGGCACTGGGCGTCATCGCCTACATCCTGCTCAGTGGCACCATGCCCTTCGAGGATGACAACCGCACCCGGCTGTACCGGCAGATCCTCCGGGGCAAGTACAGCTACTCGGGGGAG CCCTGGCCCAGTGTGTCCAATCTGGCCAAGGACTTCATTGACCGCCTGCTGACGGTGGACCCTGGCGCCCGTATGACTGCACTGCAGGCCCTGAGGCATCCGTGGGTGGTGAGCATGGCAGCCTCTTCGTCTATGAAGAATCTGCACCGCTCCATCTCCCAGAACCTCCTCAAACGCGCCTCCTCACGCTGCCAGAGCACTAAATCTGCCCAGTCCACACGGTCCAGCCGCTCAACACGCTCCAACAAGTCCCGCCGAGTGCGGGAGCGAGAGCTGCGGGAGCTCAACTTGCGCTACCAGCAGCAGTACAACGGCTGA